One part of the Salinivirga cyanobacteriivorans genome encodes these proteins:
- a CDS encoding respiratory chain complex I subunit 1 family protein: MNDIIIKLLWTLLGLFIVLNWGMLMGATMRKIVARVAHRRGIPFYQPWLDLIKLYANRSSISHGVMFYLGPVFRLGGGVGIFLFLPLIYGSAYFSNFSWAGDLVLILYFQFFGMLGMALGAGEGGHPNSVIGITRGLSQFTTVELPLTLAVISIALQYNTLSIHEIVAAQQGGFQNWTLVTNPLATAAAMFSLLGLFRHAPFNLVKAPNEVPIGPPTEYHSAFLGVLRTNGAILHVVEAALFMNLFFGGATNWAEFILKTFLIYFWSVLVGVVFPRYRIEQAVTWFLKIPLAIGVLAVIIFI; encoded by the coding sequence ATGAATGACATTATAATTAAACTGCTGTGGACCTTATTGGGATTGTTTATCGTACTCAACTGGGGTATGCTAATGGGCGCAACCATGCGCAAAATAGTGGCACGCGTTGCACACCGCAGGGGAATACCATTCTATCAGCCCTGGCTCGACCTTATAAAACTTTATGCTAACCGTTCTTCCATTTCTCATGGAGTGATGTTTTATTTAGGACCGGTATTCCGCTTGGGCGGAGGAGTTGGTATATTCTTGTTTTTGCCTCTTATTTATGGTTCAGCGTATTTTAGTAATTTTTCCTGGGCCGGCGATTTAGTGCTGATCTTGTATTTTCAGTTTTTTGGTATGCTCGGAATGGCACTTGGAGCAGGCGAAGGTGGACATCCCAACTCAGTGATTGGCATCACACGCGGTTTATCGCAGTTTACAACTGTTGAACTGCCACTTACACTGGCCGTTATTTCAATTGCACTGCAATATAACACGCTTTCAATACACGAGATTGTAGCCGCGCAGCAAGGCGGTTTTCAAAACTGGACACTGGTGACCAACCCTTTGGCTACGGCAGCTGCTATGTTTTCTTTACTCGGGCTGTTTCGCCATGCGCCATTTAACCTTGTGAAGGCTCCAAACGAAGTGCCTATTGGACCGCCAACAGAGTACCATTCAGCTTTTCTGGGCGTATTGCGTACCAACGGGGCTATTTTACATGTGGTGGAAGCTGCTTTGTTTATGAACCTGTTTTTTGGAGGCGCCACAAACTGGGCAGAGTTTATTCTTAAAACTTTCCTGATTTATTTCTGGTCAGTTTTGGTAGGAGTGGTTTTTCCACGATATCGCATAGAACAGGCAGTAACCTGGTTTTTGAAAATTCCTCTTGCAATAGGAGTTTTAGCGGTAATAATTTTTATCTAA
- a CDS encoding FAD-dependent oxidoreductase, producing the protein MSLKDILTPFTAWKNVFEDSTVIKDPLNDRPGADRYRGFHKNDVESCIGCGTCEEICENKAIDLVPVDGIETKDGDSGLRPRVDYGRCCWCALCVDVCTTNSLTLSNEYTWVSEDPEEFRFIPGIDKKSWDDNEKGWKKPEPGYDFYEPNRVAMEHLEPEKRDNSFVEMVKGFSKEQAKAEADRCVECGICVATCPAHMGIPEYIKAVREDDIDQGFSILYETNPLPEICGRICTHKCETVCSVGHNGDPLSIRWLKRYIADQVDSEDYKRVLGTDSIEQNDQKVAIIGAGPSGLSAAHYLALMGYQCTIYEKLPEAGGMMRYGIPEYRLPYDKLDKDINYIKSLGVDIKTNMEIGKDVTLNEIKENYNAVFAGTGLHIGRSTRIPGTDHEEVYMAADLLRKISLGEEVPVAKKIVVIGGGNVAMDITRSLARLQNKKYGVVDVLAISLESEDIMPADREEVVEAREEKAVVDPGWGPEKIEIEDGKLKGLQVKKCVSVFDENGRFNPKFDENDRKFFEADMIVESIGQGADISYIPNEVRDNIDFNERGRMVVNEYFQSKAEWLFVGGDIIQGPDVIHGIANGHKAARGIDKFIKGELKYADK; encoded by the coding sequence ATGAGCCTCAAAGACATACTCACACCATTTACAGCCTGGAAAAATGTTTTCGAAGATTCGACTGTGATCAAAGATCCGCTGAATGATCGTCCGGGTGCCGACCGTTATCGTGGTTTCCATAAAAATGATGTGGAAAGCTGTATTGGTTGCGGTACATGTGAAGAAATATGCGAGAATAAAGCCATTGATTTGGTTCCTGTAGACGGTATAGAGACCAAAGACGGTGATAGTGGATTGCGTCCCAGAGTAGATTATGGACGCTGCTGCTGGTGTGCCCTGTGTGTTGATGTGTGTACTACAAACTCATTGACACTTAGTAACGAATATACCTGGGTTTCTGAAGATCCTGAAGAATTTCGTTTTATTCCCGGAATCGATAAAAAGTCGTGGGATGATAACGAGAAAGGCTGGAAAAAACCAGAACCCGGTTATGATTTTTATGAGCCCAACAGAGTGGCTATGGAGCATCTTGAGCCTGAAAAGCGCGATAATTCATTTGTTGAAATGGTTAAAGGCTTTTCTAAAGAGCAAGCTAAAGCAGAAGCCGACCGTTGCGTGGAATGTGGAATTTGTGTAGCTACCTGTCCCGCACATATGGGAATTCCCGAATACATAAAAGCCGTGCGTGAAGATGATATTGACCAGGGATTCAGTATATTATACGAAACCAACCCACTGCCCGAAATTTGCGGACGTATTTGTACCCACAAATGCGAAACTGTATGTTCGGTTGGCCATAATGGCGATCCGCTATCTATACGTTGGCTTAAACGCTACATTGCCGATCAGGTTGACTCTGAGGATTATAAACGAGTACTGGGAACAGATAGCATAGAACAGAACGACCAAAAAGTGGCCATTATTGGTGCGGGTCCTTCAGGATTATCGGCAGCTCACTATCTTGCTTTGATGGGATATCAATGTACTATTTATGAAAAATTACCCGAAGCCGGTGGTATGATGCGCTATGGAATACCGGAATACCGTTTGCCTTATGACAAGCTTGATAAGGATATCAATTATATAAAAAGTTTAGGTGTGGACATTAAAACCAATATGGAAATTGGAAAGGATGTTACATTGAATGAGATAAAAGAGAATTACAATGCTGTTTTTGCAGGCACCGGATTACATATTGGCCGTAGCACCCGTATTCCGGGAACCGACCATGAAGAAGTGTACATGGCTGCCGATTTATTACGCAAAATTTCACTGGGTGAAGAAGTGCCGGTAGCGAAAAAGATTGTAGTGATTGGTGGAGGTAACGTGGCTATGGATATTACACGCTCATTGGCCCGCTTGCAGAACAAAAAATACGGCGTAGTTGATGTATTGGCCATTTCACTCGAATCGGAAGATATTATGCCCGCCGACCGCGAAGAAGTTGTGGAAGCCCGGGAAGAAAAAGCAGTTGTTGATCCGGGTTGGGGACCAGAAAAAATCGAAATTGAAGATGGCAAACTCAAGGGATTACAGGTGAAAAAATGTGTTTCAGTATTTGATGAAAATGGACGATTCAATCCCAAATTTGATGAGAATGACCGCAAGTTCTTCGAGGCCGACATGATTGTTGAGTCTATTGGCCAGGGAGCCGATATCAGCTACATCCCTAATGAAGTTCGTGATAATATTGATTTTAATGAGCGCGGCCGGATGGTTGTAAATGAATATTTCCAGTCAAAAGCTGAATGGCTTTTTGTGGGTGGAGATATTATACAGGGACCCGATGTAATTCACGGTATTGCAAATGGTCACAAAGCTGCCCGCGGCATTGATAAATTTATTAAAGGTGAATTAAAATATGCTGATAAATAG
- a CDS encoding NADH-quinone oxidoreductase subunit B, with translation MAEDQNINQNQESQEDKFLADENKKRLVTGPDGVQFEVDPMQDYFCDKRPETDAPKNKIVEKFLNWARAESLWVLGFGTGCGSIEIPPLFSPRFDAFRYGVQMRPTPRQSSVIVISGYLSVKTLKRAIRTYEQMQSPKYVLALGSCTINGGMYYDSYNTINRVDYYMPVDIYVAGCMPRPEALLAGFNKLKERIKQGRAEGANEYAEQFDWYKANQKKIIKNWNMPDYNW, from the coding sequence ATGGCTGAAGATCAAAATATAAATCAAAATCAAGAATCGCAGGAAGATAAATTTCTTGCCGATGAGAACAAAAAGCGCCTTGTTACCGGACCTGATGGTGTGCAATTCGAGGTAGATCCCATGCAGGACTACTTTTGTGACAAGCGTCCGGAAACCGATGCGCCTAAAAATAAAATTGTAGAAAAGTTCCTGAACTGGGCAAGAGCCGAATCTCTTTGGGTGCTGGGTTTTGGAACCGGTTGCGGAAGTATTGAAATACCACCGCTTTTTTCACCCAGATTTGATGCTTTTCGCTATGGGGTGCAAATGCGACCTACTCCTAGGCAGTCATCAGTGATTGTGATTTCCGGATACCTTTCGGTTAAAACATTGAAACGGGCCATTCGCACCTATGAGCAGATGCAAAGTCCAAAATATGTTTTGGCCCTGGGCAGCTGCACCATCAATGGTGGAATGTATTACGATTCTTATAATACAATTAACCGTGTGGATTACTACATGCCGGTAGATATTTATGTGGCTGGATGTATGCCACGTCCCGAGGCTTTGCTTGCCGGTTTCAATAAGTTAAAAGAACGCATTAAGCAAGGGCGCGCAGAGGGGGCCAACGAATATGCCGAACAATTTGATTGGTATAAAGCCAATCAAAAAAAGATCATCAAAAACTGGAATATGCCGGATTACAACTGGTAG
- a CDS encoding nucleoside-triphosphatase, with protein MNKTFIISGEVHGGKTTYAAGLSKRLTDNGLQVTGFVCPGTFKNNHRNAFDLKFLHSGQQMPFARAGHVDGWINYKRFSFNPEALYLGAKQLDAIENSEQTVVFVDEIGQWELEDGGWAEAIIGLMQNKKTMKILVVRKKFISKILEKFKIDSPIIFDIQQTSFDAACEHIMHFNLTH; from the coding sequence ATGAATAAAACCTTTATCATATCGGGTGAGGTGCATGGTGGAAAAACCACTTATGCTGCCGGACTGAGCAAACGTTTGACAGACAATGGGCTGCAAGTGACGGGTTTTGTGTGTCCGGGAACGTTCAAAAACAATCATCGCAATGCATTTGATCTGAAATTTCTGCACTCAGGTCAGCAAATGCCCTTTGCCAGAGCTGGGCATGTTGATGGTTGGATTAATTATAAACGATTCAGTTTCAATCCAGAAGCTTTATATTTAGGAGCTAAACAGCTAGATGCAATAGAAAATAGCGAACAAACTGTTGTTTTTGTGGATGAAATAGGGCAATGGGAACTTGAAGACGGAGGTTGGGCAGAAGCCATTATAGGTTTAATGCAGAATAAAAAAACCATGAAAATACTTGTGGTACGAAAAAAATTCATCTCAAAAATATTAGAAAAGTTTAAAATAGACAGCCCTATCATTTTTGATATTCAACAAACA
- a CDS encoding NADH-quinone oxidoreductase subunit C translates to MENIIKDIESRFQVSDYVQQRPELAYATVKKELAIALITHLKDIEGFTHFVLLTAVDWLEENKFQLTYILNHPDKKVDLGIRVFIDRANPIMDSAHHLWEQVATYQRELKEMFGIDFPGSPRVDEDFILEGWDDIPPYRRDFDTLQYSRDTYFPREGRSTNDPAEHMKKKLYPDEEK, encoded by the coding sequence ATGGAAAATATTATTAAAGATATAGAATCACGTTTTCAGGTAAGCGACTATGTACAACAAAGACCTGAACTGGCTTATGCAACTGTAAAAAAGGAACTTGCGATAGCCCTGATTACGCACTTAAAAGACATTGAGGGATTTACACATTTTGTTCTACTTACAGCAGTTGACTGGTTAGAAGAGAATAAGTTTCAATTGACTTATATTTTAAACCATCCGGACAAAAAAGTTGATTTGGGTATCAGGGTATTTATCGACAGAGCGAACCCAATCATGGACAGTGCGCATCACCTTTGGGAGCAGGTAGCAACTTACCAGCGTGAATTAAAAGAAATGTTTGGTATCGATTTCCCGGGCAGTCCGCGCGTCGATGAAGATTTTATCCTGGAAGGATGGGATGATATTCCTCCATACAGGCGCGACTTTGACACGTTGCAGTATTCCAGGGATACCTATTTCCCGCGCGAAGGCCGTAGTACTAATGATCCCGCAGAACACATGAAGAAAAAGCTGTATCCAGATGAAGAAAAATAA
- a CDS encoding NADH-quinone oxidoreductase subunit D, with product MKKNKTLWLPDRSKYPEHDSNGKPIVDLQSQKHTKLWQGPNHPGVTGNMSLELTLSGDEIVDAKTHVGYLHRGFEKLMERRTYMQCFPLSIRMCVPEADSNEYVLSTCVEELAGIEIPEAAKWLRTLALEMARLQVLLRVVPGIGATLSLGLGSQWGMYMREQILDRFEELTGGRIYHMYMLPGGVRGHLPDGFKKRMEQNLKDIEQFVANIEDLIFTNSVFKKRTVGRGIIKPEWVSQYGIVGPNARGAGFKRDVRKDYPYLKYSELNFDPYVGKDSDIYTRAQVRKHDLLMTVDLIRQILDKVPTSGDLRAKTPNVLHWEIPKGETYVRSESSRGEYGMYMVSDGSKYPRRVNLRGPSYTHAVALLEKMLINANISDVHAIMVSLQTCPPEIER from the coding sequence ATGAAGAAAAATAAAACACTTTGGCTACCCGATCGCTCAAAATATCCTGAGCACGACAGCAATGGAAAACCGATAGTTGACCTGCAATCGCAAAAACATACCAAGTTGTGGCAAGGTCCCAACCATCCTGGTGTTACAGGTAATATGTCGCTGGAGTTGACGTTGAGCGGTGATGAAATTGTAGATGCTAAAACGCATGTTGGATATCTTCATCGCGGTTTCGAAAAGCTTATGGAGCGCCGTACTTACATGCAATGTTTCCCTTTAAGTATTCGAATGTGCGTACCCGAAGCCGACTCTAACGAATATGTACTCTCCACCTGCGTTGAAGAGCTGGCAGGCATAGAAATCCCAGAGGCAGCAAAATGGTTGAGAACACTTGCGCTTGAAATGGCACGCTTACAAGTTTTGTTACGTGTGGTGCCTGGTATTGGGGCAACACTATCTCTGGGCCTTGGGTCACAATGGGGAATGTATATGCGCGAACAAATTCTGGATCGATTCGAGGAACTTACCGGTGGCCGCATTTATCATATGTACATGCTTCCTGGCGGTGTGCGCGGACATTTACCCGATGGTTTTAAGAAACGGATGGAACAAAATCTAAAGGATATTGAGCAATTTGTAGCCAATATCGAAGATCTGATTTTTACGAATTCAGTATTCAAAAAAAGGACTGTAGGCCGTGGCATAATCAAACCAGAATGGGTAAGCCAGTATGGTATTGTCGGTCCTAATGCCCGCGGTGCCGGATTTAAGCGCGATGTGCGAAAAGATTATCCTTACCTCAAATACAGTGAGCTCAACTTTGATCCGTATGTAGGTAAGGACTCCGATATTTACACAAGGGCCCAGGTACGCAAACATGATTTGCTTATGACCGTTGATCTGATTCGACAAATATTGGATAAAGTGCCCACAAGCGGCGATTTAAGAGCTAAAACACCTAATGTGTTGCATTGGGAGATACCTAAAGGCGAAACTTACGTGCGTTCTGAGTCCTCTCGCGGAGAGTACGGAATGTACATGGTTTCAGATGGTTCAAAGTATCCCAGAAGAGTGAATTTACGAGGACCCAGTTACACGCATGCAGTGGCATTACTCGAAAAAATGTTGATCAATGCCAATATATCAGATGTTCATGCCATCATGGTATCATTGCAAACCTGTCCTCCTGAAATTGAACGATAA
- a CDS encoding dihydroorotate dehydrogenase-like protein, whose protein sequence is MVDLKTSYMGKTLKNPIIVGSSELCDSPEKVKKLEENGAGAVVLKSLFEEQIMMEVDAQRVNNMYGSYDDVENYVSFYTRKHNLDEYLSLVEKSKQGTDIPVFASINCISNGEWVEFARQIESAGADGLELNMFIMPNDPQTSGNEIERIYFEILEDIKKEISIPVAMKVSSYFSGMAQMLVDLSKTDLAALVLFNHFYQPDINVDKEEVVSGDIFTQPRDISNTLRWVGFLSDHVECDLAASTGVHSGYDAVKALLTGANAVQVASALYKNKPAYIKTMLQEIENWMQQKGYNSLNDFKGKLSYANVKRPMMYERAQFMKYYSNYTDL, encoded by the coding sequence ATGGTTGATCTGAAGACATCTTACATGGGAAAAACGCTGAAAAACCCCATTATTGTGGGTAGTTCAGAGCTTTGCGATTCTCCTGAGAAGGTTAAGAAGCTGGAAGAAAATGGTGCTGGTGCGGTAGTGCTTAAATCCCTTTTTGAGGAGCAAATTATGATGGAGGTTGATGCACAACGCGTAAATAATATGTATGGCTCTTATGATGATGTGGAAAATTACGTATCATTCTATACCCGTAAGCATAATCTTGATGAATACCTTTCGCTTGTAGAAAAGTCAAAACAGGGTACAGATATACCTGTTTTTGCCAGCATCAACTGTATTTCAAACGGCGAATGGGTAGAGTTTGCCCGGCAGATAGAAAGCGCCGGAGCAGATGGTTTGGAGCTGAATATGTTTATCATGCCCAATGACCCGCAAACCAGCGGAAATGAAATTGAAAGAATATACTTTGAAATACTGGAGGACATCAAGAAAGAAATTTCTATTCCTGTGGCCATGAAGGTAAGCTCTTATTTTTCGGGTATGGCTCAAATGCTGGTCGATCTATCCAAAACTGATTTAGCAGCCCTTGTACTTTTTAATCACTTTTATCAGCCCGATATTAATGTAGACAAGGAGGAGGTTGTTTCGGGAGATATCTTTACACAGCCCCGCGATATTTCCAATACCCTGCGTTGGGTTGGTTTTTTATCCGATCATGTTGAATGCGACCTCGCAGCCTCAACCGGCGTGCATTCCGGGTACGATGCTGTAAAAGCCCTACTTACCGGTGCAAATGCCGTTCAGGTAGCTTCTGCGCTGTATAAAAATAAACCGGCCTACATTAAAACCATGTTGCAGGAAATTGAAAACTGGATGCAGCAAAAAGGTTATAATAGCTTGAACGATTTTAAGGGAAAATTGAGCTATGCAAACGTTAAGCGGCCTATGATGTATGAGCGTGCCCAGTTTATGAAGTACTATTCCAATTATACTGATTTGTAA